In Candidatus Aegiribacteria sp., the following proteins share a genomic window:
- a CDS encoding GWxTD domain-containing protein gives MRGISIICLFTVCLAVNGSDLASVSSGDIRFGIDTALFKYTGADTLGLEIYEQLGIDQFSADQDSVVSFMTTAVLISENGDTTAVDQWKSETTWAPGRSAVNSTVLPVIPGCYILAVTVTDTGNGKQGTVTRNLIVESAGTLSEIELARAVVPSPEESTNPLKKGEVLVFPAADGSYELPEEHMAYYYVEIYNHGGASVELQGRLETSSGETIFARPWVSLTIPEGAESVGLVDSLDLRVARSSGLHRVVFGLIAQNDTLEVDKHLMISRNLEPDNEFIGEAAGEPDEIPYPDHFKLILKGAEADMYNGLDTDGRKRFYAAYWVGAPEQRQQFEQRCEESERYSNAYRESWETDRGRVYVIYGQPDDIESELFQGGHVPYEIWYYYGGGNDSFVFADRSGTGNYEQVYSSIEGEVSYSNWEEMISPVTGTSGG, from the coding sequence ATGAGAGGCATTAGTATCATTTGTTTGTTTACTGTCTGCTTAGCGGTAAACGGTTCGGATCTGGCGTCTGTCAGCAGTGGAGATATCCGTTTTGGAATAGACACAGCACTGTTCAAATACACGGGAGCGGATACTCTGGGCCTCGAGATCTACGAACAGCTTGGTATAGACCAATTTTCAGCTGACCAGGATTCGGTTGTATCGTTTATGACGACAGCAGTCCTGATTTCTGAGAACGGCGATACTACCGCTGTTGATCAGTGGAAATCCGAAACCACCTGGGCACCGGGAAGGTCAGCGGTGAACAGCACCGTTCTTCCGGTGATACCAGGTTGTTACATCCTTGCGGTTACAGTCACAGATACAGGTAACGGGAAGCAGGGAACCGTAACCAGGAATCTGATAGTAGAATCCGCTGGAACTCTTAGTGAAATCGAACTTGCACGTGCCGTAGTTCCATCCCCGGAGGAATCAACCAATCCCCTTAAAAAGGGAGAAGTTCTTGTATTCCCCGCGGCCGATGGAAGTTATGAACTTCCGGAGGAACATATGGCTTACTATTACGTTGAGATCTACAATCATGGTGGCGCTTCAGTAGAACTGCAGGGCCGCCTTGAGACATCCTCAGGTGAAACGATTTTCGCCAGACCCTGGGTATCACTTACGATACCCGAGGGAGCGGAATCAGTTGGCCTGGTAGACAGCCTTGATCTTCGTGTTGCGCGCAGTTCGGGATTACACAGAGTCGTATTCGGTCTGATTGCACAGAACGACACCCTCGAAGTAGACAAGCACCTCATGATCAGCAGAAATCTTGAACCGGATAATGAATTCATCGGTGAAGCCGCAGGCGAGCCGGATGAAATACCATATCCTGATCATTTCAAACTGATTTTAAAAGGCGCAGAGGCTGATATGTATAACGGTCTTGATACGGATGGAAGGAAAAGGTTCTATGCCGCCTACTGGGTGGGTGCCCCCGAACAGCGTCAGCAGTTTGAGCAACGCTGCGAAGAGAGCGAAAGATATTCGAATGCTTACAGAGAAAGCTGGGAAACCGACCGGGGCAGGGTATACGTTATCTACGGCCAGCCCGATGATATTGAATCGGAACTATTTCAAGGAGGGCATGTTCCGTATGAGATCTGGTACTATTATGGAGGCGGGAACGATAGCTTCGTTTTTGCCGATAGAAGTGGAACTGGAAATTACGAACAGGTTTACTCCTCGATTGAAGGAGAAGTCAGTTATTCGAATTGGGAGGAAATGATTTCGCCCGTCACAGGAACGAGCGGCGGATGA